One Brassica napus cultivar Da-Ae chromosome A1, Da-Ae, whole genome shotgun sequence genomic region harbors:
- the LOC106347891 gene encoding zinc finger MYND domain-containing protein 15-like: protein MDLHLKNLFGRFQDQFGSGPGLGPGSGVCLMKVEGISPNMIHSIFRASASLYRSEPWKRLRPGHLFGVRVGKDSDWSGKRQPFQCVQFIGGDGGDIAIYMYRSMSYALKMSDDDSREMARVPNVEVLRVTYEVEALMLPCNKRMVKSLCLEVSGTDRFPVIDVARCMTSGELQFRNPTLEELRLVFAVMKALSLVHPLLLQEEKQVKGLPRMIKFSPFIETVDVQWPPEMFKGNDFVAVTVSHPPGQSYEQEWNKTAVMTRDDDELELASGMTKGTEVGLRRCTMCDKAVHRDESVCCSHCRATIYCGSECEKRHWREMHRSVCNLYEAMMGREEEIKMNIFTFSCYAENPCEWLESLGVHKKGMWRRQCSCYSQRPFGLLQDSSSDAESWGGLQEGEYPQDLPIQNPKEHSQGMIFLSDWSDYYDVRCLPPSSPVSDILSYPLTLYHILTTLSTHSKNLLLKGKEVTVHYLGPERELDWIKAFAEISYLLNGTGTVQIIMVGPEVPSDLSGKIATNNSRVKVSFVKGLYQEEVTYLTPPDIVVALNCDLDRYSSWSGAVEAVNNLRIPGFFTDKTEDACGNAKAVLRNAGLNISHPVAPNPFRSPVRTLAESSNLPCYSNGFILGVNT from the coding sequence ATGGATTTGCATTTGAAGAACTTGTTTGGTAGATTCCAGGATCAGTTCGGGTCAGGTCCTGGTCTTGGACCTGGATCAGGTGTTTGCCTCATGAAAGTTGAAGGTATATCTCCCAACATGATCCATTCCATTTTCAGAGCTTCAGCATCTTTATACAGAAGTGAGCCATGGAAGAGGCTCAGACCAGGTCACTTGTTTGGTGTCCGGGTGGGAAAAGACTCTGATTGGTCAGGAAAGAGACAGCCTTTTCAGTGTGTTCAGTTCATAGGAGGAGATGGTGGTGATATAGCAATCTATATGTATAGATCCATGAGCTATGCACTGAAGATGAGTGATGATGATTCAAGGGAAATGGCTAGAGTTCCTAATGTTGAGGTTTTAAGAGTTACTTATGAGGTTGAGGCACTGATGCTTCCTTGTAACAAGAGAATGGTTAAGTCTTTGTGTTTAGAAGTTTCTGGAACTGATCGGTTTCCGGTTATCGATGTTGCCCGGTGCATGACCTCTGGTGAGCTGCAGTTTAGAAACCCAACACTTGAAGAGCTTAGGCTTGTGTTTGCTGTAATGAAAGCTCTTTCTTTGGTTCATCCATTGCTTCTTCAAGAGGAGAAGCAAGTCAAGGGGTTGCCAAGGATGATTAAGTTTTCGCCTTTTATAGAGACTGTTGATGTTCAGTGGCCACCAGAGATGTTTAAAGGAAATGACTTTGTTGCTGTCACGGTTTCGCATCCGCCTGGTCAATCATATGAGCAGGAGTGGAATAAAACTGCGGTAATGACACGCGATGATGATGAGCTGGAGCTAGCTTCAGGCATGACCAAAGGTACAGAAGTGGGTTTAAGACGGTGCACAATGTGTGACAAAGCTGTTCATAGAGATGAGTCTGTTTGTTGTAGTCATTGCCGTGCAACCATCTACTGTGGTTCAGAATGTGAGAAACGGCACTGGAGAGAGATGCACAGGAGCGTTTGTAATCTCTATGAAGCTATGATgggtagagaagaagagatcaagATGAACATCTTCACATTCTCGTGCTATGCTGAAAACCCATGTGAATGGCTTGAATCTTTGGGTGTTCACAAAAAGGGAATGTGGAGAAGACAATGCAGTTGCTATTCTCAGCGTCCTTTTGGGCTCTTACAAGACTCTTCCTCAGATGCTGAATCATGGGGAGGGCTTCAGGAAGGTGAGTATCCACAGGATTTACCAATTCAGAATCCGAAAGAGCATTCACAGGGTATGATCTTCTTGTCAGATTGGTCAGATTACTATGATGTTCGGTGTTTACCACCATCAAGCCCTGTTTCTGATATTCTCTCATACCCTTTAACGCTTTACCACATATTAACAACACTAAGCACCCATTCCAAGAACCTGTTGCTCAAAGGGAAAGAAGTGACTGTACATTACTTAGGTCCAGAACGAGAACTCGACTGGATTAAAGCATTTGCAGAGATCAGTTACTTACTTAATGGTACAGGAACCGTGCAGATCATAATGGTCGGACCTGAAGTTCCATCCGACTTATCTGGTAAAATAGCAACAAACAACAGCAGAGTCAAGGTGAGTTTTGTGAAAGGCTTGTACCAAGAGGAGGTAACATACCTGACACCACCAGACATCGTTGTAGCCTTGAACTGTGACCTGGACAGGTACTCAAGCTGGTCAGGAGCAGTTGAGGCAGTGAACAATCTGCGCATCCCTGGTTTCTTCACTGATAAGACAGAAGATGCTTGCGGCAATGCAAAGGCGGTTTTGCGTAATGCAGGGCTGAATATCTCTCACCCGGTTGCTCCTAACCCTTTCCGCTCACCTGTGAGGACTTTAGCAGAGTCCAGCAATCTTCCCTGTTACAGTAACGGCTTCATCCTTGGGGTGAATACATAA
- the LOC106403870 gene encoding pentatricopeptide repeat-containing protein At4g21880, mitochondrial-like isoform X2 produces MGLRKAKHKLSAIFRVAMRNAGRKPPDAANTAEAVAGEYPEMDFNGQESWGSFPDILSPLKSFTDPSNTVQQGDSSGGTSSLAGLVSSGFGVKPRKRKDDNDFSSKKKTLELSAFLSGKLPPSTKKQHVARGRLQFETFKKNQSQLMKKLSKGCARKLGQETTFEVLFKMGKEAGEREYNARIQVCVENARRSNDAEYVLDQVGKAIEYLKEMRQGGFSIKEGTYGPFFRYLVDMEMVEEFQIFKEFIREASPESVERLVYYEMLLWIQVNDEEKIRELCNTVDYGGRISLSTLQEYHLVALCEKDRKEDLQKLLEIVDITKVSSPEVLKSVFEYLGNSLLEAVAMKLLLELRDSGEVETVSNLIFSYASCIPNSTVDDAILKFNNLHEELDIVPSSSSYEKLVNHLCGSNEVATALDVVENMCEEGLEISENILHSLLDAIAQILEFDLVQRIHSIMSNKCVKPNSETFRRSISLCIRIKDFEGAYNMLGNLKNFNLAPNSSMYNSIMAGYFREKNVNKALMVLKEMKEADVKPDSVTFSYLINYCDQEEAIAEYYKEMKEAGVQASKHIYMSLIKAYASCKQFEKAKQVLMDQDVPTKDHNELKSVLIHALASNGNITDALSIYEEMKEAGCHVDPKTIITLIDHADSNEELATLAQLAHELNDSKYWIDGLFKIVLFAVRNNKSCSILDLLKETKNDLSKDDIALEYWLEEVFRSIAETEPSDVKLGLDLLGFMKEELGLCPSRKCLDFLLHACVNAKDKQTALVVWKEYQFAELPYNVLNYLRMYQVLVAAGDSKSAKEIASKIPKDDRDVKCIIKESRVVFTPKPKKKTSKKKRLSLSCQAK; encoded by the exons ATGGGTTTAAGGAAAGCGAAACACAAACTGAGCGCCATCTTCCGCGTAGCGATGAGAAACGCCGGGAGAAAACCTCCAGACGCCGCTAACACCGCCGAAGCCGTCGCCGGAGAGTATCCCGAGATGGACTTTAATGGTCAAG AGTCATGGGGTTCGTTTCCGGACATTCTCTCGCCGCTTAAGTCTTTCACAGATCCATCCAACACTGTACAACAAGGAG ATTCCTCTGGTGGAACGTCGTCACTCGCTGGTCTAGTCTCTTCTGGCTTTGGTG TTAAACCTCGGAAAAGAAAAGACGATAACGATTTTTCTTCCAAGAAGAAGACGTTGGAGTTGTCAGCTTTCTTATCTGGGAAACTCCCTCCATCGACAAAGAAACAACACGTGGCGCGTGGAAGGTTACAGTTCGAGACGTTCAAGAAGAACCAGTCGCAGCTTATGAAGAAGCTCTCTAAAGGATGCGCTCGGAAGCTGGGGCAGGAGACTACGTTCGAGGTGTTGTTTAAAATGGGGAAAGAAGCGGGGGAGAGAGAGTACAACGCGAGGATTCAGGTTTGTGTGGAGAACGCGAGGAGAAGCAATGACGCGGAGTATGTGCTTGATCAAGTTGGGAAAGCTATTGAGTATTTGAAAGAGATGAGGCAAGGAGGGTTCTCTATAAAGGAAGGGACTTACGGGCCGTTTTTTAGGTACTTGGTTGATATGGAGATGGTGGAGGAGTTTCAGATTTTTAAAGAGTTTATTAGGGAGGCGAGTCCTGAGTCTGTTGAGAGGCTTGTTTACTATGAGATGCTTCTTTGGATTCAAGTGAATGATGAGGAGAAGATACGCGAACTTTGTAATACGGTTGATTATGGTGGGAGGATAAGTTTATCAACCCTACAAG AATATCATTTGGTTGCACTGTGTGAGAAAGACAGAAAGGAAGATCTTCAGAAGCTTTTGGAGATTGTCGACATAACTAAAGTTTCTTCGCCGGAAGTACTGAAAAGCGTGTTTGAATACCTTGGAAACTCGCTATTGGAGGCTGTTGCAATGAAGTTACTTTTGGAACTAAGAGACTCTG GTGAAGTGGAGACGGTTTCAAATCTCATATTTAGCTATGCCTCCTGCATCCCAAACTCCACG GTAGATGATGCCATATTGAAGTTTAACAATTTGCATGAAGAACTAGATATTGTGCCTTCATCTTCATCCTATGAGAAGCTCGTTAATCATCTTTGTGGCTCGAATGAG GTGGCCACTGCTCTTGATGTAGTTGAAAATATGTGTGAAGAAGGTCTCGAAATATCGGAAAACATCCTACATTCATTATTAGATGCCATTGCCCAGATTCTTGAGTTTGATTTG GTACAAAGAATCCATTCAATCATGAGCAACAAGTGTGTCAAGCCAAACAGTGAGACTTTCAGGAGATCGATAAGTTTGTGCATAAGAATCAAAGAT TTTGAAGGTGCATATAATATGCTTGGTAATTTGAAGAATTTTAATTTGGCTCCGAACTCTAGCATGTACAATTCTATAATGGCAGGATATTTTCGGGAG AAAAATGTGAACAAGGCATTAATGGTCCTCAAGGAAATGAAAGAAGCTGACGTTAAACCTGATTCTGTGACGTTTAGCTATCTGATAAACTATTGCGACCAAGAGGAGGCTATTGCGGAg TATTACAAGGAGATGAAGGAAGCAGGAGTTCAAGCTAGTAAGCACATTTACATGTCCCTCATAAAAGCATATGCATCATGCAAACAATTTGAGAAGGCAAAACAG GTGCTCATGGACCAAGACGTACCGACAAAGGATCACAATGAGCTGAAAAGTGTTCTTATACATGCTCTGGCATCAAATGGAAATATAACAGATGCCTTGAGTATTTATGAAGAAATGAAGGAAGCTGGTTGCCACGTAGACCCAAAAACTATTATAACTCTTATA GATCACGCTGATTCAAACGAAGAGTTGGCAACGTTGGCTCAACTCGCTCATGAGCTGAATGATTCTAAATACTGGATAGATGGTCTCTTCAAAATTGTCCTGTTTGCTGTCCGCAACAATAAGTCGTG CTCTATTCTTGATTTGTTGAAGGAGACGAAAAACGACTTGTCCAAGGATGACATCGCTCTGGAATATTGGTTGGAAGAG GTGTTTAGGTCAATAGCAGAAACAGAGCCAAGTGATGTGAAGCTAGGGCTGGACTTGTTGGGCTTTATGAAGGAAGAGCTTGGGTTATGTCCTTCCAGAAAATGTCTAGATTTTCTTCTACATGCTTGTGTTAATGCCAAGGATAAGCAGACCGCTCTAGTGGTATGGAAAGAGTACCAGTTTGCAGAACTCCCTTACAATGTCCTCAACTATCTAAG GATGTATCAGGTGCTAGTGGCTGCAGGAGATTCAAAAAGTGCAAAGGAAATAGCATCCAAGATTCCTAAGGATGATAGAGATGTTAAATGTATAATCAAAGAAAGCCGTGTTGTATTTACTCCAAAACCGAAAAAGAAAACGTCGAAAAAGAAACGATTATCTTTATCTTGCCAAGCAAAGTAG
- the LOC106403870 gene encoding pentatricopeptide repeat-containing protein At4g21880, mitochondrial-like isoform X1 encodes MGLRKAKHKLSAIFRVAMRNAGRKPPDAANTAEAVAGEYPEMDFNGQGTESWGSFPDILSPLKSFTDPSNTVQQGDSSGGTSSLAGLVSSGFGVKPRKRKDDNDFSSKKKTLELSAFLSGKLPPSTKKQHVARGRLQFETFKKNQSQLMKKLSKGCARKLGQETTFEVLFKMGKEAGEREYNARIQVCVENARRSNDAEYVLDQVGKAIEYLKEMRQGGFSIKEGTYGPFFRYLVDMEMVEEFQIFKEFIREASPESVERLVYYEMLLWIQVNDEEKIRELCNTVDYGGRISLSTLQEYHLVALCEKDRKEDLQKLLEIVDITKVSSPEVLKSVFEYLGNSLLEAVAMKLLLELRDSGEVETVSNLIFSYASCIPNSTVDDAILKFNNLHEELDIVPSSSSYEKLVNHLCGSNEVATALDVVENMCEEGLEISENILHSLLDAIAQILEFDLVQRIHSIMSNKCVKPNSETFRRSISLCIRIKDFEGAYNMLGNLKNFNLAPNSSMYNSIMAGYFREKNVNKALMVLKEMKEADVKPDSVTFSYLINYCDQEEAIAEYYKEMKEAGVQASKHIYMSLIKAYASCKQFEKAKQVLMDQDVPTKDHNELKSVLIHALASNGNITDALSIYEEMKEAGCHVDPKTIITLIDHADSNEELATLAQLAHELNDSKYWIDGLFKIVLFAVRNNKSCSILDLLKETKNDLSKDDIALEYWLEEVFRSIAETEPSDVKLGLDLLGFMKEELGLCPSRKCLDFLLHACVNAKDKQTALVVWKEYQFAELPYNVLNYLRMYQVLVAAGDSKSAKEIASKIPKDDRDVKCIIKESRVVFTPKPKKKTSKKKRLSLSCQAK; translated from the exons ATGGGTTTAAGGAAAGCGAAACACAAACTGAGCGCCATCTTCCGCGTAGCGATGAGAAACGCCGGGAGAAAACCTCCAGACGCCGCTAACACCGCCGAAGCCGTCGCCGGAGAGTATCCCGAGATGGACTTTAATGGTCAAG GAACAGAGTCATGGGGTTCGTTTCCGGACATTCTCTCGCCGCTTAAGTCTTTCACAGATCCATCCAACACTGTACAACAAGGAG ATTCCTCTGGTGGAACGTCGTCACTCGCTGGTCTAGTCTCTTCTGGCTTTGGTG TTAAACCTCGGAAAAGAAAAGACGATAACGATTTTTCTTCCAAGAAGAAGACGTTGGAGTTGTCAGCTTTCTTATCTGGGAAACTCCCTCCATCGACAAAGAAACAACACGTGGCGCGTGGAAGGTTACAGTTCGAGACGTTCAAGAAGAACCAGTCGCAGCTTATGAAGAAGCTCTCTAAAGGATGCGCTCGGAAGCTGGGGCAGGAGACTACGTTCGAGGTGTTGTTTAAAATGGGGAAAGAAGCGGGGGAGAGAGAGTACAACGCGAGGATTCAGGTTTGTGTGGAGAACGCGAGGAGAAGCAATGACGCGGAGTATGTGCTTGATCAAGTTGGGAAAGCTATTGAGTATTTGAAAGAGATGAGGCAAGGAGGGTTCTCTATAAAGGAAGGGACTTACGGGCCGTTTTTTAGGTACTTGGTTGATATGGAGATGGTGGAGGAGTTTCAGATTTTTAAAGAGTTTATTAGGGAGGCGAGTCCTGAGTCTGTTGAGAGGCTTGTTTACTATGAGATGCTTCTTTGGATTCAAGTGAATGATGAGGAGAAGATACGCGAACTTTGTAATACGGTTGATTATGGTGGGAGGATAAGTTTATCAACCCTACAAG AATATCATTTGGTTGCACTGTGTGAGAAAGACAGAAAGGAAGATCTTCAGAAGCTTTTGGAGATTGTCGACATAACTAAAGTTTCTTCGCCGGAAGTACTGAAAAGCGTGTTTGAATACCTTGGAAACTCGCTATTGGAGGCTGTTGCAATGAAGTTACTTTTGGAACTAAGAGACTCTG GTGAAGTGGAGACGGTTTCAAATCTCATATTTAGCTATGCCTCCTGCATCCCAAACTCCACG GTAGATGATGCCATATTGAAGTTTAACAATTTGCATGAAGAACTAGATATTGTGCCTTCATCTTCATCCTATGAGAAGCTCGTTAATCATCTTTGTGGCTCGAATGAG GTGGCCACTGCTCTTGATGTAGTTGAAAATATGTGTGAAGAAGGTCTCGAAATATCGGAAAACATCCTACATTCATTATTAGATGCCATTGCCCAGATTCTTGAGTTTGATTTG GTACAAAGAATCCATTCAATCATGAGCAACAAGTGTGTCAAGCCAAACAGTGAGACTTTCAGGAGATCGATAAGTTTGTGCATAAGAATCAAAGAT TTTGAAGGTGCATATAATATGCTTGGTAATTTGAAGAATTTTAATTTGGCTCCGAACTCTAGCATGTACAATTCTATAATGGCAGGATATTTTCGGGAG AAAAATGTGAACAAGGCATTAATGGTCCTCAAGGAAATGAAAGAAGCTGACGTTAAACCTGATTCTGTGACGTTTAGCTATCTGATAAACTATTGCGACCAAGAGGAGGCTATTGCGGAg TATTACAAGGAGATGAAGGAAGCAGGAGTTCAAGCTAGTAAGCACATTTACATGTCCCTCATAAAAGCATATGCATCATGCAAACAATTTGAGAAGGCAAAACAG GTGCTCATGGACCAAGACGTACCGACAAAGGATCACAATGAGCTGAAAAGTGTTCTTATACATGCTCTGGCATCAAATGGAAATATAACAGATGCCTTGAGTATTTATGAAGAAATGAAGGAAGCTGGTTGCCACGTAGACCCAAAAACTATTATAACTCTTATA GATCACGCTGATTCAAACGAAGAGTTGGCAACGTTGGCTCAACTCGCTCATGAGCTGAATGATTCTAAATACTGGATAGATGGTCTCTTCAAAATTGTCCTGTTTGCTGTCCGCAACAATAAGTCGTG CTCTATTCTTGATTTGTTGAAGGAGACGAAAAACGACTTGTCCAAGGATGACATCGCTCTGGAATATTGGTTGGAAGAG GTGTTTAGGTCAATAGCAGAAACAGAGCCAAGTGATGTGAAGCTAGGGCTGGACTTGTTGGGCTTTATGAAGGAAGAGCTTGGGTTATGTCCTTCCAGAAAATGTCTAGATTTTCTTCTACATGCTTGTGTTAATGCCAAGGATAAGCAGACCGCTCTAGTGGTATGGAAAGAGTACCAGTTTGCAGAACTCCCTTACAATGTCCTCAACTATCTAAG GATGTATCAGGTGCTAGTGGCTGCAGGAGATTCAAAAAGTGCAAAGGAAATAGCATCCAAGATTCCTAAGGATGATAGAGATGTTAAATGTATAATCAAAGAAAGCCGTGTTGTATTTACTCCAAAACCGAAAAAGAAAACGTCGAAAAAGAAACGATTATCTTTATCTTGCCAAGCAAAGTAG
- the LOC106347892 gene encoding 15.4 kDa class V heat shock protein-like codes for MDFQRIQLTPWEYLLSSRALNGYQVSQENHIRWSQTPDSHIFSVDLPGLRKEEIKVEIEDSIYLNIRTETTERSPDPPVRSFKRKFRLPESIDITGISAGYEDGVLTVSVPKVVLGRRSFFIDPSDVPESLQVLARAA; via the exons atggATTTTCAGAGGATTCAATTGACACCATGGGAATATCTTCTATCATCACGAGCTCTTAATGGCTACCAAGTTTCTCAAGAGAATCATATTCGTTGGTCTCAGACTCCAGATTCTCACATTTTCTCTGTTGATCTTCCtg GTTtgaggaaagaagaaataaaagtgGAGATCGAAGATTCTATATACTTAAACATACGCACGGAGACAACAGAGAGGTCACCGGATCCACCGGTCAGGAGTTTCAAGAGGAAGTTCCGGTTACCAGAATCGATAGATATAACCGGAATATCAGCTGGTTATGAAGACGGTGTGTTGACTGTGAGTGTACCAAAGGTGGTTTTGGGAAGGAggagtttcttcattgatcctTCTGATGTTCCTGAAAGTCTTCAAGTTCTTGCAAGAGCTGCTTAA